CCGTCAACTGGTGCATAGATTGCGGTTCGGCGCTGGCGGAAGCGGAAGTTGAATATGAAGACAAGACTTCGCCGGCGATAGACGTAAAATTCAGGGTGGTGGATGCTGATGCGTTCTGGAAAAAAATCCGCAGCCAGTCGGGTGCCTCCGTTTCGACTGATGTATCAGCTAAACCGGTTAACGTAGTTATCTGGACAACCACACCGTGGACGTTGCCCGCAAACCAGGCGGTTAGCCTGAATCCTGACGCTTACTACATCGTCATGGATACAGGCAGTGAGTGCTTACTCCTCGCCGATGCACTGGCGGATAGCGCGCTGCAACGCTATGGCATCGATAGGGCCAGCGTTAACGTTTTGGGAGGATGTGCGGGGTGCCAGCTCGAAAATATCCTGTTGGAGCACCCATTCTACCCGCGGCAAGTGCCTATTATTCTCGGGGATCATGTGACGATGGAGGCGGGAACCGGCGCGGTGCACACTGCTCCGGCACATGGCGCGGATGACTATGTCGTGGGACAGAAGTATGGTTTGCCGGTTGAAAATCCCGTTGGAGACGATGGCCGCTTTTTTGCTCATGTGCCGCTCGTCGGTGGTCTCCTGGTGTGGAAAGCCAACGAGGTAGTAATTCAGCAGCTGGGGGCGAATGGCATGTTGCTGAAGATGGAGAAGCTTCAGCATAGCTATCCTCACTGCTGGCGGCATCGCACACCGATCATCTTTCGTGCAACGCCTCAGTGGTTTATTTCCATGGACAAGCGGGTCCGGAGCAGCGATCCGGAAGGGGTAAGCCAAACCTTGCGCGAAGCGGCGAAAGCTGCGGTGGAAGCAACTGCGTTTTATCCTTCCTGGGGTCGTGCGCGGCTGGATGCAATGGTCAAAACTCGCCCCGACTGGTGCGTGTCGCGGCAGCGCAAATGGGGAGTGCCGATGGCGCTGTTCGTAAACAGGGAAACGCAGGAACTGCACCCTCGCACCAGTGAGTTGTTGGAGCAGGTGGCGTGCCGCGTGGAGCAGCAGGGTATCGAAGGATGGTTCAGCCTGGACGCGGAGGAACTGCTTGGGCATGAAATCAAGGATTACAAGAAACTCACACATACGCTGGATGTGTGGTTCGACTCGGGAACAACCCATGATACGGTACTCAAACGCAACCCCGAGCTTTGTTATCCCGCCGATTTATATCTTGAGGGTTCCGACCAGCATCGGGGCTGGTTTCAGTCCTCTCTATTGACGGGTTGCGCAATTGACGGACGCGCCCCCTACGATGCATTGCTCACGCACGGTTTCGTCGTCGACGGGCATGGTCACAAGATGAGCAAATCCAAGGGCAATGTCATCGCGCCGCAAAAAGTGATGGACACCTGGGGAGCGGATATTCTTCGGCTGTGGGTCGGCTCTACCGACTATTCCGGAGAGCTTTCAATCTCTGACGAAATTCTCAAGCGCGTGGTTGAGAGCTACCGGCGCATACGCAACACGCTTCGATTTCTTCTTGCTAATCTGGCGGACTTCGATCCCGTGGCCGATGCGGTACCGATTGAGGAGTGGCTGGAAATCGACCGTTATATGCTGGCCTTCACGAGAAGGCTTCAGGATGATTTGACCGAGGATTACAAGCGCTACGATTTTCACCTCATCGTCCATCGTCTGCACAATTATTGTTCCGAGGACCTGGGCGGATTCTATCTCGACGTTCTCAAGGACCGGCTTTATACGGCGGCGGCAAAGGGCCTTCCGCGCCGATCGGCGCAAGGCGCGCTGCACCATATCGCCCACAGCCTGGTGCGGCTGTTTGCACCCATCCTGAGCTTTACAGCTGAAGAGGTGTGGCAATCTCTGATTGGCGCCACTGAGGATAGTGTTCTGTTGCATACATGGCATGAATTGCCGCTACAGCAGGATGAAGAAGCACTGAT
The window above is part of the Nitrosospira sp. Is2 genome. Proteins encoded here:
- the ileS gene encoding isoleucine--tRNA ligase, giving the protein MTDYKKTLNLPETPFPMRGDLARREPVMLKAWQEKNLYQKIREVCKGRPKFVLHDGPPYANGDIHIGHAVNKILKDIIIKSKTLAGFDAPYVPGWDCHGLPIEHQIEKKYGKNLPGDTVRELCRAFAQEQVTRQKADFIRLGVLGDWDHPYLTMDYETEAGIIRALGKVYERGYLYQGQKPVNWCIDCGSALAEAEVEYEDKTSPAIDVKFRVVDADAFWKKIRSQSGASVSTDVSAKPVNVVIWTTTPWTLPANQAVSLNPDAYYIVMDTGSECLLLADALADSALQRYGIDRASVNVLGGCAGCQLENILLEHPFYPRQVPIILGDHVTMEAGTGAVHTAPAHGADDYVVGQKYGLPVENPVGDDGRFFAHVPLVGGLLVWKANEVVIQQLGANGMLLKMEKLQHSYPHCWRHRTPIIFRATPQWFISMDKRVRSSDPEGVSQTLREAAKAAVEATAFYPSWGRARLDAMVKTRPDWCVSRQRKWGVPMALFVNRETQELHPRTSELLEQVACRVEQQGIEGWFSLDAEELLGHEIKDYKKLTHTLDVWFDSGTTHDTVLKRNPELCYPADLYLEGSDQHRGWFQSSLLTGCAIDGRAPYDALLTHGFVVDGHGHKMSKSKGNVIAPQKVMDTWGADILRLWVGSTDYSGELSISDEILKRVVESYRRIRNTLRFLLANLADFDPVADAVPIEEWLEIDRYMLAFTRRLQDDLTEDYKRYDFHLIVHRLHNYCSEDLGGFYLDVLKDRLYTAAAKGLPRRSAQGALHHIAHSLVRLFAPILSFTAEEVWQSLIGATEDSVLLHTWHELPLQQDEEALMARWARIRQLRSQVQGRLEEARVRGEIGSSLAAAVEIHTSGEDFSLLDSLGDDLRLILVTSSARVSRSEDSASEATRVTPSAHPKCERCWHYRADVGVDPSHPTICGRCVSNLYGSGEARRYA